Sequence from the Canis lupus baileyi chromosome 24, mCanLup2.hap1, whole genome shotgun sequence genome:
cctcagcagggagtctcgttctctctccttctgcccctcctccctgtttgttctctctctctctgaaataaataaataaaatcttaaaaaaaggaaccatACAATTTGTAGGCTTTCGGGattgacttagcataatgttgCAAGGTTCATTCATGTCATATGTATCAGTACCTCATtccattttattgctgaataatattccattatatggttATGCCACATTGTGTTTCTTCATcggctgatggacatttgggttgttctaCTTTTTAGCCATGTGACTATATGTAAAATTTGTGGGTGAATTTTTGAGTCAACTgactgttttcagttctttggtaTGCacttagaagtagaattgttgggtcatatgataaccctatatttaactttttgaaaagctgccaaattgttttccatagtgagtGGGCCattgtgcattttcttttttttttttttaatttaaaaaaaatttttttttaaattttattttatttatgatagtcacacacacacacacagagagagagagagaggcagagacataggcagagagagaagcaggctccatgcaccgggagcccgacgtgggattcgatcccgggtctccaggatcgcgccctgggccaaaggcaggcgctaaaccgctgcaccacccagggatccccactgtaCATTTaataccagcaatgaatgaaggTTGTGGTTTGTCCACAttcttatcatttattattttctgacttTGATTATAATCATTCTAACGGGTGTGAAGAATCACTGTTGTGTTAACttgcatttcccaaatgaaaAGTGGTCAACTTTTAACTGGTGAACAGAGATCCTCAAAGGAGgcatattttagaaagagaaatacaattatttttaaaactttttacatgataaatattatacatattacaACTGATTAATAAGAAAGACAACAATACACTGTGTTGAAGgatgtcttttcaataaatggtgccaggTCAGTTGGACACTCATATAGAAAATAAGAATGGATCTTGATCCTTACCTCTTGCCATATAAAAACATCAATTCCAGATGGATTGTAGCTTTAAATGCAAAAGGCAAACAATTAAAGCacccagaagaaaatgaaagtgttGTCATTggctaatattttaaaactaggaACCAGAAAGTGCTCACCTTAAAAACATTGCTAGGTAGGATTACATTTCCTCTTaatccttcccttcttcccttctgatTTGAGCACTGATTATATAGGTGTGTTTCTTTCAAAGTACATTGAGCTTTATACTTATGActtttgtacttttctgtatatatgttgtaatttcataaattttaaaagaaaggccTTAACACTTTTTTCCTGTAATTGACaagaaataaattatgaataaatatatacaggGACTTTATAATTCTAAGAAACAATACtaaatcatattttctatttttttccttttccttattgcactttttcctttctctattcaTATTGAAGACTGTGAAGATTATCCAATGAGAATTTTATATGACCTTCATTCAGAAGTCCAGACTGTAAAGGTATTGCTTCTACAATATTAATTTATCATCTttgtatcataattttaaaaatctaaatagacttagtcaaaagataaattataatgTACTTCTTTTCCTTATAAAAGGATGATGTCAGTATTCTTCTTGATCAAACAAGTTTGGAAAGTCAAGAAAGCATTGGTTTCATAAAGGCAACAAAAgtactgatgaaaaaaaattcagtggatATCATGAAAATAAGAGAGTTTTTCCAGAAGTATGGATATAATCCACGTGCCAAGAAAAATTCAGGTGTGAATAACTTGCATTTTATGGTATTTGTTGTAGTATTAAAGAAGGAAGGCAGCATGATTAAATATGACTACTCTAGGCTTGGCCATGGTTTCTGGTTCTGTCTCTGCCATTATGTGACTGTCATGTATAATCATTTATTCATCACTGTGCCTGGATGCTGTTTGGTGGTGTAAAACAAAGATAGTCCTtggttttctttccaaaatgctAGATGACAGAAGAGTATAAGATAAATCTACATGATATTAGGTGACTAGTTTCTAGTCACCTCTGCCAATAAATAGGTGAGAGACTAATCTTAAACCttgctatttcctttttcttgttctcaattttctcttctgtagaaTGAGAAATTTTGGTCATTATAAACTGATAAAGGCCTTTTTAAGttctgtagttttatttatttatttattttttagttctataGTTTTAATGAAGGTTAGTATAGCATGGTGATTTAGAATTTAGAGCCAAACTATCTAAATGCAAATCTCTTAATTCCACCGTTAACACAGCTAGTGCTGTATTATCTTTGACCACTTACTATTTATTAACCTTATACCTCAGtgtcccatctgtaaagtggagatgtTTAATATCGACTTCTGAGGCTGTAgaaggattgaatgagataaaaATTTGTTTGCAACAGTACCTGGCATGTTAATCACCCAGTGTTAACTACTGTTGGGCCCATACCTATGATTTCAATATGCTTCATTGTCTTTGTTTCTGTTAAGAGAACGATCTTTGTACATAAGTAAACTATTAATtaacttaacaaatatatattgaggatatgTGTAGAGGGTATAATAAACAAGACTGCATGGTACAGTGTAAAGAATTCAGTTTACTTTAGTGTGACCAGCTGTGGATTCAAGTACTGGCTCCCCCAGTTACTACAtatgtgtgaccttggataattTCTCTGAATTGCTTTTTCCTCACTTTCAAAATGGGATTGATTATACCTTACTATGAGGCAGAGATAATGGTGATGATTTTGTTAATCTCATCAACAATAGCCTTGTGATAAATACAAGTTTAGAATAGGGTTTTGGTAGCCCTTATAACATTTCTCAGAATAACACAGTGCCAAAACAAAACTCAGTGAATTAGCAGCTCTTCCAAGGGCCAAAAGCCATGAAGCCAAagtctgtaactttttttttaatggttcttaCTCCATATTTAACATGTCCTGGTTTATCATGCATCCAAAAATAGTACCCAATTCTAGTTCATTTCCTGTTTTcagtcaaaacaaagaaaacactacctttaaagaaaaaatatgctcCTCTTCACTTCCTCCAATCTGTTGGATCTCTTAGCTGGCCCAGGAAATATACAGCCTAAATTTATCCCTTTCCTATTCCTTTGGATCCAGAAGATTTTGGCAGGGATCTATACCAATGTCTGATAGACTCCATTTTAACTATAGACCTTCCTTTAAAAGATGTGAgtgaacagaaacaaaaacagtcATTAACAGACTTACAAAAATACATTCCAGTTCATAACAAGAAAAGTACAAatactttcttcttaaaaagaatgcaataaacaaattttggagaaatttttttcccatttctttcaaTATGTGCAATTATTACAATTGATATTTCCAATTTGGCAACCAAATGGTATCTATTCAAGGTCATCTAAAACAGATCTTTGTATTATCTTCCTCTCTCCTTAAACAAATGGCAGCATTAGGAATCAAAGGATGTGGGTCCAAGTCTtggctctttattttattttttcaaagattttatttatttattcatgagagacacagagagaggaggtggggcagagacacaggcagatggagaagcaggctccatgcagggagcttgatgtgggactcgatcccgggactccaggatcatgccctgggccgaaggcaggcgctaaaccactgagccacacagggatcccaagtcTTGGCTCTATAAATTTTATCAGCTgagtattttccaaaatgttgtttggtatctttatttataaaaacgaGGGGAAAAAATATCCTGAGATATTTCATGCTTGAAACagttaatatgaaaattaaatggaatGAAACCTTCAAATGCCTGTTCCATGGGGGATTCTAAACACATTGTCTTTTCTCTTCATCTCACCctccattttctcctcctttctggtGCCCTTTCTAATactggttcatttttcttttccacttcatGCTACACATTTTACATTTGTCCCTCAGCATTTTCTTACACCCATTCCATTCTCCATACCTTTTATCTCACTGAAACCCTGTCGTTTATTAAGATAATCTCTGCCCAGATTCTGGCCAGATCCGCTTCTTTCTGGTTATCGTCTATGACTTTCTCTTGTCTTACATGAAAAGCTAGTATTTCTCCTTCTTGGATTCTTTTTGGTATCATAGGTGCTATCTCAGACCTTTTAACTGCAATTTGGGTCCCACACCAAATTCATTAACCATTTATGTATGcaggaaatggaaaaagattGTGGGGAAAAGCATAGTTGTTAAATTATTTAGTCTGAAATGTTCAGTGTGGTTAAGCACCTGGGATCTGGAGCCAGATATAACCTATTCCAGGTTGAGAAACTTTATGTCTTTCTGTtactctccttttattttcctcaaccAGGCTCTTGATACTGGTGTTCCAGACTAAGGATAAAAACTTATCTTGGTGTaccaatcttttcattttaacttataGTCTTTtcatttaacttcttttaaatgaaaaatctaaaataatattatacttTGTGTTAAATCTAGAACACAGTTAATTCCACTCTGTAAtgtcataaaatgataaaatggttCCACAATTAGGGAAGATAGGTAAATCACAGTATAACTGGAGAAGTAAGCATATTGGACTTTAATTTGCattgatttttcatcttttaacattttagtttACTTCTTAAATATGTCATCAAAATGGAATATGGCTAGATGAGAGATACATGTCAGAAACTTCCTAAAGAGACAATTGAAACAAAACTTTAGAGACTAAGCAGGGAATCAGGACTTTTGCTGTCTTGGGACCTTTCAAACAGATCTATCTTTTACTGTTTGTATATATGTAGTACATGGGATTTTGTGGTTTGATGTTTGACCAAAATATGATGACCTCCTTGGTTCTTCCTCACAGTGGATGAACAAGAAATCATGGACTCTGAATCAGAGTCCACGAAGCATGAAAATTTTCAGATGACTGACGTGAAGGACAATCTGTCTGATCCTGCTATTCCGAGCACTTCTGGTTCTGAGAAGTCTCCACGGAGTCCGCAACTTTCTGATTTTGGACTTGAGCGGTACATGATATCCCAAGTTCCACCAAACCCTCCACAGGCAGTAAACAACCATGAGGAAGAGCCAAAAAATTTAACTCCATCTTCCAAACAGTCACTAGTTAAAGAACTAAAAACGCCAAAATGTGCTCTAAAGATGGATGATTTTGAGTGTGTAACTCCTAAATTAGAACACTTTGGTATTTCTGACTATACTGCGTGTTTAAATGAAGATTACACAATGGGACTTAAAAGTATGAAGGAGAATAAAAGGTAAGCCACTTTCATAAAAGGCACATTTTATCTAACTTTCTAAATCTTTTGTATGTATTGACTTTTCCTAGAAGAGATAATGATATTTCAGACAGTAACTTTCCTTCGAATGGTTTTCAGATACTTCACATTTCAAATTTCTTGAATCACCAATTCCGTGAGCAAAGTGTGAGCTCTTGAATTTCCAGTTAGATGCTATAGGAGTAATACAGACCTGAAAACAGATGGCATTTGGCGGGGTAGAGAAGGGGTAGAATCAGTAAGAACCTGTGAATGATTTTGCATGGAGATGTGGGAACAGAACAGTTGGGAGTCCAGGATTAAATCaaagacttctatttttttgCTGATCTCAGGCAAAAAATGAAGACAGGAATATCTGCAGCTTGGATTAAAGGTGGATGTGTTTCCAAGTTGATTTAGAGGACCCAGTAGAGGTGCTTGAGCGTGGGTATTTTAATATGAATCAGAAGCTCTGTGATCAGTTTTGTCCTGAACTAAAGAAATTGGGAGTGAATAGCGTGGAAGTAGTACTTAAAGAGCTACAACGAAAGGGAAAATACCCTGTATTAAAGCAGCCAAGCAATagctaaaaataaatccatatctTTCAGAACTGTAAttattaaagaaggaaaataaacattc
This genomic interval carries:
- the SKA3 gene encoding spindle and kinetochore-associated protein 3 isoform X3, which produces MDLIRSFHAKLRSLAITLDRETARLQRALDGEESDCEDYPMRILYDLHSEVQTVKDDVSILLDQTSLESQESIGFIKATKVLMKKNSVDIMKIREFFQKYGYNPRAKKNSVDEQEIMDSESESTKHENFQMTDVKDNLSDPAIPSTSGSEKSPRSPQLSDFGLERYMISQVPPNPPQAVNNHEEEPKNLTPSSKQSLVKELKTPKCALKMDDFECVTPKLEHFGISDYTACLNEDYTMGLKSMKENKSEEVIGPEPVTSNNFFATPGIIIQDLKKNDDAVFCGSSVSPGLSCVAVPCSPQPRPHCWPVAPRFLDADSTNSPLAPTFCTPGLKIPSTKNSTTLILSKYNSNLATPVAVKAVPPSKGFLTKYEGPNIRGLGNKENW
- the SKA3 gene encoding spindle and kinetochore-associated protein 3 isoform X4; the protein is MDLIRSFHAKLRSLAITLDRETARLQRALDGEESDCEDYPMRILYDLHSEVQTVKDDVSILLDQTSLESQESIGFIKATKVLMKKNSVDIMKIREFFQKYGYNPRAKKNSVDEQEIMDSESESTKHENFQMTDVKDNLSDPAIPSTSGSEKSPRSPQLSDFGLERYMISQVPPNPPQAVNNHEEEPKNLTPSSKQSLVKELKTPKCALKMDDFECVTPKLEHFGISDYTACLNEDYTMGLKSMKENKSEEVIGPEPVTSNNFFATPGIIIQDLKKNDADSTNSPLAPTFCTPGLKIPSTKNSTTLILSKYNSNLATPVAVKAVPPSKGFLTKYEGPNIRGLGNKENW
- the SKA3 gene encoding spindle and kinetochore-associated protein 3 isoform X2; this encodes MDLIRSFHAKLRSLAITLDRETARLQRALDGEESDCEDYPMRILYDLHSEVQTVKDDVSILLDQTSLESQESIGFIKATKVLMKKNSVDIMKIREFFQKYGYNPRAKKNSVDEQEIMDSESESTKHENFQMTDVKDNLSDPAIPSTSGSEKSPRSPQLSDFGLERYMISQVPPNPPQAVNNHEEEPKNLTPSSKQSLVKELKTPKCALKMDDFECVTPKLEHFGISDYTACLNEDYTMGLKSMKENKSEEVIGPEPVTSNNFFATPGIIIQDLKKNDADSTNSPLAPTFCTPGLKIPSTKNSTTLGSINYPLSKTNSSSNDLEVKDCTSLVLNSDKCFESFVDPSSPVISSYENLLRTPTPPEVTTIPEDILQILSKYNSNLATPVAVKAVPPSKGFLTKYEGPNIRGLGNKENW